The following are encoded in a window of Gavia stellata isolate bGavSte3 chromosome 33, bGavSte3.hap2, whole genome shotgun sequence genomic DNA:
- the DCAF8 gene encoding DDB1- and CUL4-associated factor 8: MSDKGSSMEGKTDIVNGSLSSSPEEMSAEEGRETSSGIEVEASDLSLSLTGDDVGPNRTSTESRDTDTESSGEEKDSDSMDDTGHYSINEENRALDRSHSEEEEEDDEEEEQRSHRRAQRKRANHDQDSSDDEQALEDWVSSETTALPQPRWQAVHALRERELGSSARFVYEACGARVFVQRFRLQHGLEGHTGCVNTLHFNQRGTWLASGSDDLKVVVWDWVRRQPVLEFESGHKSNVFQAKFLPNSGDSTLAMCARDGQVRVAELSATQCCKNTKRVAQHKGASHKLALEPDSPCTFLSAGEDAVVFTIDLRQDRPASKLVVTKEKEKKVGLYTIYVNPANTYQFAVGGRDQFVRIYDQRKIDENENNGVLKKFCPHHLVNSESKANITCLVYSHDGSELLASYNDEDIYLFNSSHSDGAEYIKRYKGHRNNATVKGVNFYGPKSEFVVSGSDCGHIFLWEKSSCQIVQFMEGDKGGVVNCLEPHPHLPVLATSGLDHDVKIWAPTAENPTELAGLKEVIKKNKLERDEDSLHHTDMFDSHMLWFLMHHLRQRRHHRRRREPGAPDGDSDESPSSSDTSDDEEEGPDRVQCMPS, translated from the exons ATGTCAGATAAAGGGAGCAGCATGGAGGGGAAGACGGACATAGTGAATG GCAGCTTGTCCAGCAGCCCGGAGGAGATGTCAGCTGAAGAGGGCCGAGAAACATCCTCTGGCATCGAGGTGGAGGCCTCCGACCTCAGCCTGAGCCTCACGGGAGACGATGTGGGGCCCAACCGCACCAGCACAGAGAGCCGggacacagacacagagagcTCGGGGGAAGAGAAGGACTCTGACAGCATGGACGACACGGGCCACTACTCCATAAATGAGGAGAACCGTGCTCTTGACCGGTCGCActcagaggaggaagaggaggacgatgaagaggaggagcagcGGTCCCACCGCCGTGCCCAGCGCAAGCGTGCCAACCATGACCAAGACTCCTCTGACGACGAGCAGGCCCTGGAGGACTGGGTGTCCTCGGAGACCACGGCGCTGCCTCAGCCCCGCTGGCAGGCAGTCCATGCCCTCCGGGAAAGGGAGCTGGGCTCCAGCGCCCGCTTTGTCTACGAGGCCTGCGGGGCCAGGGTCTTTGTGCAACGCTTCCGCCTCCAGCACGGCCTGGAGGGCCACACGGGCTGCGTCAACACCCTGCACTTTAACCAGCGCGGCACGTGGCTGGCCAGCGGCAGCGATGACCTCAAAGTGGTGGTGTGGGACTGGGTCAGGAGGCAGCCGGTGCTGGAGTTTGAGAGCGGCCACAAGAGCAACGTCTTCCAG GCCAAGTTCCTCCCCAACAGCGGCGACTCTACTCTGGCTATGTGTGCTCGGGATGGCCAGGTCCGGGTGGCCGAGCTCTCAGCCACCCAGTGCTGCAAAAACACCAAGCGCGTGGCACAGCACAAAGGAGCTTCGCACAAG CTGGCCCTAGAACCGGATTCTCCATGCACTTTCCTATCAGCAGGTGAAGATGCTGTAGTCTTCACCATTGATCTGAGACAAGACCGGCCTGCCTC GAAACTGGTTGtgacaaaggaaaaggagaagaaagtggGTCTGTATACCATCTACGTGAACCCAGCCAACACCTACCAGTTTGCTGTGGGAGGCAGAGATCAGTTTGTCAG GATTTACGACCAGCGGAAAATAGACGAGAATGAGAACAACGGCGTGCTAAAGAAGTTCTGCCCTCACCACTTG GTGAACAGCGAGTCCAAAGCCAACATCACCTGTCTCGTCTACAGCCACGACGGCTCGG AGCTGTTGGCCAGCTACAACGATGAAGACATTTATCTCTTCAACTCCTCTCACAGCGACGGAGCGGAGTACATCAAGAGATACAAGGGACATCGCAATAATGCCACTG TGAAAGGCGTCAATTTTTATGGCCCGAAAAGCGAGTTTGTGGTGAGCGGCAGCGATTGCGGCCACATCTTCCTGTGGGAGAAATCATCCTGCCAGATCGTGCAGTTCATGGAGGGCGACAAGGGAGGAGTG GTGAACTGCCTGGagccccatccccacctcccCGTCCTGGCCACCAGCGGCCTTGACCACGACGTCAAGATTTGGGCACCTACGGCAGAGAATCCTACCGAGCTGGCCGGCCTCAAGGAG GTGATCAAGAAGAACAAGCTGGAGCGGGACGAGGACAGCCTCCACCACACCGACATGTTCGACAGCCACATGCTCTGGTTCCTCATGCACCACCTGCGACAGAGACGCCATCACCGG cgCCGAAGAGAGCCGGGAGCGCCAGATGGCGACTCGGACGAGTCTCCCAGCTCCTCCGACACCTCGGACGACGAGGAAGAGGGGCCGGACCGGGTGCAGTGCATGCCGTCGTga
- the PEX19 gene encoding peroxisomal biogenesis factor 19 produces the protein MAAEPGPGPDPELEELLDSALDDFEKARPAAPPPPPPPPGAQPSPSAAAKASLFASQERFFQELFEGELASQAAAEFEQAMQELAREEPHLVEQFQKLSEAAGRVGSDAASQQEFTSCLKETLSGLARNATDLQSSSASEEELAKALEGLGLEEGDGEGSVLPVMRSIMQSLLSKDVLYPSLKEITEKYPEWLRQHGEALPAEQYERYRAQHGVMGRICRQLEDERPGEGEEERRARFETLLDLMQQLQDLGHPPKELAGESPPGLNLELPGAAGGEQCRLM, from the exons gtgccCTGGACGACTTCGAGAAGGCCAggcccgccgcgcccccgccgccaccgcccccccccggggcgcAGCCCTCGCCCAGCGCCGCCGCCAAG GCCTCCCTCTTCGCCTCGCAGGAGAGGTTCTTCCAGGAGCTGTTTGAGGGGGAGCTGGCCTCGCAGGCGGCGGCCGAGTTCGAGCAGGCCATGCAGGAGCTGGCCCGGGAGGAGCCGCACTTGGTGGAGCAGTTCCAGAAGCTGTCGGAGGCGGCGGGCAGAGTGG GCAGTGACGCGGCGTCGCAGCAGGAGTTCACCTCCTGCCTGAAGGAGACGCTGAGCGGCCTGGCCAGGAATGCCACCGACCTGCAG AGCTCCTCGGCCTCGGAGGAGGAGCTGGCGAAGGCCTTggaagggctggggctggaggaaggggacGGCGAGGGCAGCGTCCTGCCCGTCATGCGGAGCATCATGCAGAGCCTGCTCTCCAAGGACGTGCTCTACCCCTCGCTCAAGGAGATCACCGAGAAG TACCCCGAGTGGCTGCGGCAGCACGGCGAGGCGCTGCCGGCCGAGCAGTACGAGCGGTACCGGGCGCAGCACGGCGTGATGGGCCGCATCTGCCGGCAGCTGGAGGACGAGCGGCCGGGCGAGGGCGAGGAGGAGCGGCGGGCGCGCTTCGAGACCCTCCTCGACCTCATGCAGcag ctgcaggacctGGGGCATCCGCCCAAGGAGCTGGCCGGGGAGTCG ccccccggcCTCAACCTGGAGCTgccgggagcggcgggcggCGAGCAGTGCCGCCTCATGTAG
- the PEA15 gene encoding astrocytic phosphoprotein PEA-15, with amino-acid sequence MAEYRSLLEELAQNITAEDLEQLKSACKEDIPSEESEAIATSHHWFTFLEKHSKLDRDNLSYIEHIFEISRRPDLLTMVVQYRTQVLKISEEDEVDTKLTRIPSAKKYKDIIRQPSEEEIIKLAPPPKKA; translated from the exons ATGGCCGAGTACCGCAgcctgctggaggagctggccCAGAACATCACGGCCGAGGACCTGGAGCAGCTGAAGTCGGCCTGCAAGGAGGACATCCCCAGCGAGGAGAGCGAGGCCATCGCCACCAGCCACCACTGGTTCACCTTCCTGGAGAAGCACAGCAAGCTGGACAGAG ACAACCTGTCGTACATCGAGCACATCTTCGAGATCTCGCGCCGCCCCGACCTGCTGACCATGGTGGTGCAGTACCGCACCCAGGTCCTCAAGATCTCCGAGGAGGACGAGGTGGACACCAAGCTCACCCGCATCCCCAGCGCCAAGAAGTACAAGG ACATCATCCGGCAGCCCTCGGAAGAGGAGATCATCAAACTGGCCCCCCCGCCCAAGAAAGCCTGA